From a single Dehalococcoidia bacterium genomic region:
- a CDS encoding DUF1801 domain-containing protein, with the protein MAENKTVKTGASVDEFMAAVENRRRREDGFVLLEMMRDVTGLEPEMWGPSIIGFGSYHYKYESGREGDMPLVGFSPRKSSLSLYIMSGFDEYEEMLGKLGKHRTGASCLYINKLADVDMGVLRELVSQSVEHMRVGSG; encoded by the coding sequence ATGGCTGAGAATAAGACTGTGAAGACCGGGGCGAGTGTGGACGAGTTCATGGCGGCGGTGGAGAACAGGCGTCGGAGGGAAGATGGGTTCGTGCTGCTGGAGATGATGAGGGACGTGACTGGACTTGAACCTGAGATGTGGGGGCCGAGCATCATCGGGTTCGGCAGCTACCACTATAAGTACGAGTCAGGCAGGGAGGGTGACATGCCTCTGGTGGGCTTCTCTCCAAGGAAGAGCAGCCTGTCTCTGTACATCATGTCGGGGTTCGATGAGTACGAGGAGATGCTTGGGAAGCTGGGGAAGCACCGTACCGGGGCTTCCTGTCTGTACATCAACAAGCTGGCGGATGTGGATATGGGAGTGCTGAGGGAGTTGGTATCGCAGTCGGTGGAGCATA
- a CDS encoding 2,4-dihydroxyhept-2-ene-1,7-dioic acid aldolase: MKPNILRQKLESGQPTVSTHIHSTWPSVVEAVGHTGIYDYVEFVAEYGPSDLHDLDNLARAAELYDMGMMIKVDQSHQAYLAQRAVGSGFGSVLFTDSRSADDVREQILTIKPDTPEDKGWYGVATRRHTYMGYGGSQTYVDALRDTVVAVMIEKKGAVDELDEILEIPGLDMVQWGGSDFSVSIGKAGQRTDPEVVAAHDKVFKSAVKAGIAARAEIQSADEAKKYLDMGVKHFSIGTDITILHGWWKSNGEDLWRAISGE; encoded by the coding sequence ATGAAACCAAACATACTGCGACAGAAGCTCGAGTCTGGCCAGCCCACAGTCAGCACACATATCCACTCGACGTGGCCTTCGGTGGTCGAGGCTGTCGGGCACACGGGCATCTACGACTATGTGGAGTTCGTGGCCGAGTACGGCCCGTCCGATCTTCACGACCTCGACAACCTTGCACGCGCAGCCGAACTCTACGACATGGGCATGATGATCAAGGTCGACCAGAGCCACCAGGCCTATCTCGCCCAGCGCGCGGTCGGTTCCGGCTTTGGCAGCGTACTGTTCACCGACTCGCGATCTGCGGACGATGTCCGTGAGCAGATCCTGACGATCAAGCCTGACACCCCCGAGGACAAGGGCTGGTACGGCGTTGCCACCCGTCGTCACACCTACATGGGCTACGGCGGCTCGCAGACCTACGTGGACGCGCTCAGAGACACCGTCGTGGCAGTCATGATCGAGAAGAAGGGCGCAGTCGACGAGCTCGACGAGATACTTGAGATCCCAGGCCTGGACATGGTCCAGTGGGGTGGTTCAGACTTCTCCGTCAGCATCGGCAAGGCGGGCCAGCGCACCGACCCCGAAGTGGTCGCCGCGCACGACAAGGTCTTCAAGTCAGCCGTCAAGGCCGGTATCGCCGCCAGGGCTGAGATCCAGTCCGCCGACGAGGCCAAGAAGTACCTCGACATGGGTGTGAAGCACTTCTCGATCGGCACCGACATCACCATCCTGCACGGATGGTGGAAGTCCAACGGCGAGGACCTCTGGAGAGCCATTTCCGGCGAGTAG
- a CDS encoding OsmC family protein: MAELERAYAVRSYSSGTRGRAINNARNHHWIADDPGGDEIGAGELFLSGISACAVNMIERIAHEEEIPLDWMDVSVEAYRDPDAVPGELTVYQDIKVHLQMWGVADDDGDNLVDIWKRR, translated from the coding sequence GTGGCAGAACTGGAACGCGCATACGCGGTACGCAGCTACAGCAGCGGCACGCGTGGACGGGCGATCAACAACGCTCGCAACCACCACTGGATAGCGGACGATCCCGGAGGCGATGAGATCGGGGCAGGGGAGCTGTTCCTCTCCGGCATCTCAGCCTGCGCGGTGAACATGATCGAGCGGATCGCCCACGAGGAAGAGATCCCACTGGACTGGATGGACGTCAGCGTCGAGGCATACCGCGACCCGGACGCCGTGCCAGGCGAGCTTACGGTCTATCAGGACATCAAGGTCCACCTACAGATGTGGGGAGTTGCGGACGACGACGGCGACAACCTGGTGGATATCTGGAAACGCCGTTGA
- a CDS encoding MFS transporter, with the protein MSNTPNSAPTRPVYSGDVFYWHYAWVIVTIIAVMQMVGSSIRMAFGVFIYPLSEEFGWSQGSITLAYALSSIVTAMVSPLAGLLGDRFGARKSMILGCAMFIGGMLLIGVVNQIWQFYLTFGVLLGVAQAVFLVPLIPSAMTWFRRHLGVGMGFLMAAWGLGPALTAPLMGLMIQQLGWRDTFWVTAAGSAVIMAVLIAKYSNRPADRGLEPYGALPGDPPATRRSQSVDRVKLFTKFMRHTKAYWNLSSIHFLGCVGHAVILVYIVPIAIEEGISVVVAAGLLTVLSGVSIATRLATPVLSDYVGPKTVMTVAYVLQGIPVVMLFWTHDVWLFYVFAAVFGIGYGGEAGGFPILNRRYYGQAPVGSAHGFQMLGAGLGMAVGGWVGGIVYDFMGSYDLALIISVVASLLGAVSIVLLERTDRLLIPNWETDYLPEEEEPEPTPAQASAD; encoded by the coding sequence ATGTCAAACACCCCCAACTCAGCCCCCACACGACCCGTCTACAGCGGAGACGTCTTCTACTGGCACTACGCCTGGGTGATCGTGACTATCATCGCGGTCATGCAGATGGTCGGCTCGTCCATACGCATGGCGTTCGGCGTGTTCATATACCCGCTGAGCGAGGAGTTCGGCTGGAGCCAGGGCTCGATCACGCTTGCCTACGCGCTGTCGAGCATAGTGACCGCGATGGTATCTCCATTGGCCGGCTTGCTCGGAGACCGCTTCGGCGCACGCAAGTCCATGATTCTGGGCTGCGCCATGTTCATCGGCGGGATGCTGCTGATCGGCGTCGTCAACCAGATATGGCAGTTCTACCTGACGTTCGGTGTGCTGCTCGGAGTGGCGCAGGCGGTATTCCTAGTGCCGCTCATCCCATCTGCAATGACCTGGTTCCGCCGGCACCTGGGAGTCGGGATGGGCTTCCTGATGGCGGCCTGGGGCCTGGGTCCCGCGCTCACCGCACCGCTCATGGGCCTCATGATCCAGCAGCTCGGCTGGCGGGACACGTTCTGGGTCACCGCCGCAGGGTCTGCAGTCATAATGGCCGTTCTGATAGCAAAGTACAGCAATCGGCCAGCGGATCGTGGCCTTGAACCGTACGGTGCCTTGCCCGGCGACCCACCGGCCACACGACGCTCACAGTCGGTCGACCGCGTCAAGCTGTTCACCAAGTTCATGCGCCACACGAAGGCGTACTGGAACCTGAGTTCGATCCACTTCCTCGGCTGCGTTGGCCACGCTGTGATACTCGTATACATCGTGCCGATCGCGATCGAGGAGGGCATTTCCGTCGTTGTCGCCGCCGGACTGCTGACGGTGCTGTCAGGAGTCAGTATCGCCACGCGACTGGCGACTCCGGTACTCTCAGACTACGTCGGTCCCAAGACGGTCATGACTGTCGCCTACGTCCTGCAGGGAATCCCGGTGGTCATGCTCTTCTGGACCCACGACGTGTGGCTCTTCTACGTGTTCGCCGCCGTGTTCGGTATCGGGTACGGCGGAGAGGCGGGCGGATTCCCGATCCTAAACCGCAGGTATTACGGACAAGCGCCCGTAGGCTCAGCGCACGGCTTCCAGATGCTCGGAGCGGGACTCGGAATGGCCGTAGGCGGCTGGGTCGGCGGGATTGTGTACGACTTCATGGGCAGCTACGATCTCGCGCTGATAATATCGGTCGTCGCAAGCCTGCTTGGCGCAGTAAGCATCG